A genomic segment from Ptychodera flava strain L36383 chromosome 19, AS_Pfla_20210202, whole genome shotgun sequence encodes:
- the LOC139119154 gene encoding growth hormone-regulated TBC protein 1-like isoform X2 — protein sequence MAQPRRRSSAVSPMLAVERSAIDPYGFERPEDFDYQTYEEFMSHYLAVLARRAGKWSSLLSARTKVERSRKVKRYCRKGIPAEHRGMVWMHISGAQKKMEENPGLYEKLLNGPKDQRLIETISTDIHRTFPDNIYFKDGSDEGKRRPLYNVLVAYGHHNKGVGYCQGLNFITGLLLLVLKDEEMSFFLLDTLLDKILPDYYTQDMSGLKTDQEVLGELVKLKLPHLHAHVEREGVPWSLPTTKWFICLYLEVLPLETVLRIWDSLFYEGSKIIFRVALTLLGLHQDIILKATTFPNVVEAFKKIVTHSKNMDCHSFMQNIFKVPGSLPLAQLTKIRQTCRAKVV from the exons TGCAATTGATCCCTATGGATTTGAAAGACCGGAAGACTTTGACTATCAGACTTATGAAGAATTCATGTCACACTACCTGGCTGTGCTGGCCAGACGGGCGGGGAAGTGGAGCTCACTGCTCTCGGCCAGGACTAAAGTAGAACGTTCAAGAAAAG tcaAGCGGTATTGTCGGAAGGGTATTCCAGCGGAGCACAGGGGTATGGTGTGGATGCATATCAGCGGTGCTCAGAAGAAAATGGAAGAAAATCCAGGGCTGTATGAGAAGTTGTTGAACGGTCCAAAAGATCAAAGGTTGATAGAAACAATCAGTACAG ATATCCATCGAACATTCCCAGACAACATCTATTTTAAAGACGGGTCAGATGAGGGTAAGAGACGTCCACTGTACAACGTGCTGGTGGCGTATGGTCATCATAACAAAGGAGTCGGATATTGCCAAGGTCTTAATTTTATCACCGGCCTTCTGTTGCTGGTGCTGAAAGATGAAGAGATGTCGTTTTTCCTCCTGGACACActacttgataaaattttacCAG ACTACTATACCCAGGACATGAGTGGGCTGAAAACAGATCAGGAGGTGCTTGGGGAACTGGTGAAACTCAAACTACCCCACTTACATGCACATGTTGAAAGGGAAGGCGTGCCATGGTCACTACCGACTACAAAATGGTTCATATGTCTCTATTTAGAAGTTTTACCGCTTGAA ACAGTACTAAGGATCTGGGACAGTCTATTTTACGAAGGATCAAAGATTATATTCCGTGTTGCTCTGACACTCCTAGGCCTGCATCAAGACATCATACTGAAAGCGACCACGTTCCCCAATGTGGTTGAAGCGTTCAAGAAGATTGTCACACATAGTAAAAACATGGACTGCCATTCCTTTATGCAG AATATTTTCAAAGTGCCGGGATCATTGCCACTGGCACAGCTGACCAAGATCCGCCAGACTTGCCGAGCCAAAGTCGTATGA
- the LOC139119154 gene encoding growth hormone-regulated TBC protein 1-A-like isoform X4: MATVNNYRSAIDPYGFERPEDFDYQTYEEFMSHYLAVLARRAGKWSSLLSARTKVERSRKVKRYCRKGIPAEHRGMVWMHISGAQKKMEENPGLYEKLLNGPKDQRLIETISTDIHRTFPDNIYFKDGSDEGKRRPLYNVLVAYGHHNKGVGYCQGLNFITGLLLLVLKDEEMSFFLLDTLLDKILPDYYTQDMSGLKTDQEVLGELVKLKLPHLHAHVEREGVPWSLPTTKWFICLYLEVLPLETVLRIWDSLFYEGSKIIFRVALTLLGLHQDIILKATTFPNVVEAFKKIVTHSKNMDCHSFMQNIFKVPGSLPLAQLTKIRQTCRAKVV; the protein is encoded by the exons TGCAATTGATCCCTATGGATTTGAAAGACCGGAAGACTTTGACTATCAGACTTATGAAGAATTCATGTCACACTACCTGGCTGTGCTGGCCAGACGGGCGGGGAAGTGGAGCTCACTGCTCTCGGCCAGGACTAAAGTAGAACGTTCAAGAAAAG tcaAGCGGTATTGTCGGAAGGGTATTCCAGCGGAGCACAGGGGTATGGTGTGGATGCATATCAGCGGTGCTCAGAAGAAAATGGAAGAAAATCCAGGGCTGTATGAGAAGTTGTTGAACGGTCCAAAAGATCAAAGGTTGATAGAAACAATCAGTACAG ATATCCATCGAACATTCCCAGACAACATCTATTTTAAAGACGGGTCAGATGAGGGTAAGAGACGTCCACTGTACAACGTGCTGGTGGCGTATGGTCATCATAACAAAGGAGTCGGATATTGCCAAGGTCTTAATTTTATCACCGGCCTTCTGTTGCTGGTGCTGAAAGATGAAGAGATGTCGTTTTTCCTCCTGGACACActacttgataaaattttacCAG ACTACTATACCCAGGACATGAGTGGGCTGAAAACAGATCAGGAGGTGCTTGGGGAACTGGTGAAACTCAAACTACCCCACTTACATGCACATGTTGAAAGGGAAGGCGTGCCATGGTCACTACCGACTACAAAATGGTTCATATGTCTCTATTTAGAAGTTTTACCGCTTGAA ACAGTACTAAGGATCTGGGACAGTCTATTTTACGAAGGATCAAAGATTATATTCCGTGTTGCTCTGACACTCCTAGGCCTGCATCAAGACATCATACTGAAAGCGACCACGTTCCCCAATGTGGTTGAAGCGTTCAAGAAGATTGTCACACATAGTAAAAACATGGACTGCCATTCCTTTATGCAG AATATTTTCAAAGTGCCGGGATCATTGCCACTGGCACAGCTGACCAAGATCCGCCAGACTTGCCGAGCCAAAGTCGTATGA
- the LOC139119154 gene encoding growth hormone-regulated TBC protein 1-like isoform X1, with translation MANCWSWRRICCCCKERDPKRMEESEEFWDEICAIDPYGFERPEDFDYQTYEEFMSHYLAVLARRAGKWSSLLSARTKVERSRKVKRYCRKGIPAEHRGMVWMHISGAQKKMEENPGLYEKLLNGPKDQRLIETISTDIHRTFPDNIYFKDGSDEGKRRPLYNVLVAYGHHNKGVGYCQGLNFITGLLLLVLKDEEMSFFLLDTLLDKILPDYYTQDMSGLKTDQEVLGELVKLKLPHLHAHVEREGVPWSLPTTKWFICLYLEVLPLETVLRIWDSLFYEGSKIIFRVALTLLGLHQDIILKATTFPNVVEAFKKIVTHSKNMDCHSFMQNIFKVPGSLPLAQLTKIRQTCRAKVV, from the exons TGCAATTGATCCCTATGGATTTGAAAGACCGGAAGACTTTGACTATCAGACTTATGAAGAATTCATGTCACACTACCTGGCTGTGCTGGCCAGACGGGCGGGGAAGTGGAGCTCACTGCTCTCGGCCAGGACTAAAGTAGAACGTTCAAGAAAAG tcaAGCGGTATTGTCGGAAGGGTATTCCAGCGGAGCACAGGGGTATGGTGTGGATGCATATCAGCGGTGCTCAGAAGAAAATGGAAGAAAATCCAGGGCTGTATGAGAAGTTGTTGAACGGTCCAAAAGATCAAAGGTTGATAGAAACAATCAGTACAG ATATCCATCGAACATTCCCAGACAACATCTATTTTAAAGACGGGTCAGATGAGGGTAAGAGACGTCCACTGTACAACGTGCTGGTGGCGTATGGTCATCATAACAAAGGAGTCGGATATTGCCAAGGTCTTAATTTTATCACCGGCCTTCTGTTGCTGGTGCTGAAAGATGAAGAGATGTCGTTTTTCCTCCTGGACACActacttgataaaattttacCAG ACTACTATACCCAGGACATGAGTGGGCTGAAAACAGATCAGGAGGTGCTTGGGGAACTGGTGAAACTCAAACTACCCCACTTACATGCACATGTTGAAAGGGAAGGCGTGCCATGGTCACTACCGACTACAAAATGGTTCATATGTCTCTATTTAGAAGTTTTACCGCTTGAA ACAGTACTAAGGATCTGGGACAGTCTATTTTACGAAGGATCAAAGATTATATTCCGTGTTGCTCTGACACTCCTAGGCCTGCATCAAGACATCATACTGAAAGCGACCACGTTCCCCAATGTGGTTGAAGCGTTCAAGAAGATTGTCACACATAGTAAAAACATGGACTGCCATTCCTTTATGCAG AATATTTTCAAAGTGCCGGGATCATTGCCACTGGCACAGCTGACCAAGATCCGCCAGACTTGCCGAGCCAAAGTCGTATGA
- the LOC139119154 gene encoding growth hormone-regulated TBC protein 1-A-like isoform X5, producing the protein MSWSAIDPYGFERPEDFDYQTYEEFMSHYLAVLARRAGKWSSLLSARTKVERSRKVKRYCRKGIPAEHRGMVWMHISGAQKKMEENPGLYEKLLNGPKDQRLIETISTDIHRTFPDNIYFKDGSDEGKRRPLYNVLVAYGHHNKGVGYCQGLNFITGLLLLVLKDEEMSFFLLDTLLDKILPDYYTQDMSGLKTDQEVLGELVKLKLPHLHAHVEREGVPWSLPTTKWFICLYLEVLPLETVLRIWDSLFYEGSKIIFRVALTLLGLHQDIILKATTFPNVVEAFKKIVTHSKNMDCHSFMQNIFKVPGSLPLAQLTKIRQTCRAKVV; encoded by the exons TGCAATTGATCCCTATGGATTTGAAAGACCGGAAGACTTTGACTATCAGACTTATGAAGAATTCATGTCACACTACCTGGCTGTGCTGGCCAGACGGGCGGGGAAGTGGAGCTCACTGCTCTCGGCCAGGACTAAAGTAGAACGTTCAAGAAAAG tcaAGCGGTATTGTCGGAAGGGTATTCCAGCGGAGCACAGGGGTATGGTGTGGATGCATATCAGCGGTGCTCAGAAGAAAATGGAAGAAAATCCAGGGCTGTATGAGAAGTTGTTGAACGGTCCAAAAGATCAAAGGTTGATAGAAACAATCAGTACAG ATATCCATCGAACATTCCCAGACAACATCTATTTTAAAGACGGGTCAGATGAGGGTAAGAGACGTCCACTGTACAACGTGCTGGTGGCGTATGGTCATCATAACAAAGGAGTCGGATATTGCCAAGGTCTTAATTTTATCACCGGCCTTCTGTTGCTGGTGCTGAAAGATGAAGAGATGTCGTTTTTCCTCCTGGACACActacttgataaaattttacCAG ACTACTATACCCAGGACATGAGTGGGCTGAAAACAGATCAGGAGGTGCTTGGGGAACTGGTGAAACTCAAACTACCCCACTTACATGCACATGTTGAAAGGGAAGGCGTGCCATGGTCACTACCGACTACAAAATGGTTCATATGTCTCTATTTAGAAGTTTTACCGCTTGAA ACAGTACTAAGGATCTGGGACAGTCTATTTTACGAAGGATCAAAGATTATATTCCGTGTTGCTCTGACACTCCTAGGCCTGCATCAAGACATCATACTGAAAGCGACCACGTTCCCCAATGTGGTTGAAGCGTTCAAGAAGATTGTCACACATAGTAAAAACATGGACTGCCATTCCTTTATGCAG AATATTTTCAAAGTGCCGGGATCATTGCCACTGGCACAGCTGACCAAGATCCGCCAGACTTGCCGAGCCAAAGTCGTATGA
- the LOC139119154 gene encoding growth hormone-regulated TBC protein 1-A-like isoform X3, with amino-acid sequence MDAAKNPAAIDLRSAIDPYGFERPEDFDYQTYEEFMSHYLAVLARRAGKWSSLLSARTKVERSRKVKRYCRKGIPAEHRGMVWMHISGAQKKMEENPGLYEKLLNGPKDQRLIETISTDIHRTFPDNIYFKDGSDEGKRRPLYNVLVAYGHHNKGVGYCQGLNFITGLLLLVLKDEEMSFFLLDTLLDKILPDYYTQDMSGLKTDQEVLGELVKLKLPHLHAHVEREGVPWSLPTTKWFICLYLEVLPLETVLRIWDSLFYEGSKIIFRVALTLLGLHQDIILKATTFPNVVEAFKKIVTHSKNMDCHSFMQNIFKVPGSLPLAQLTKIRQTCRAKVV; translated from the exons TGCAATTGATCCCTATGGATTTGAAAGACCGGAAGACTTTGACTATCAGACTTATGAAGAATTCATGTCACACTACCTGGCTGTGCTGGCCAGACGGGCGGGGAAGTGGAGCTCACTGCTCTCGGCCAGGACTAAAGTAGAACGTTCAAGAAAAG tcaAGCGGTATTGTCGGAAGGGTATTCCAGCGGAGCACAGGGGTATGGTGTGGATGCATATCAGCGGTGCTCAGAAGAAAATGGAAGAAAATCCAGGGCTGTATGAGAAGTTGTTGAACGGTCCAAAAGATCAAAGGTTGATAGAAACAATCAGTACAG ATATCCATCGAACATTCCCAGACAACATCTATTTTAAAGACGGGTCAGATGAGGGTAAGAGACGTCCACTGTACAACGTGCTGGTGGCGTATGGTCATCATAACAAAGGAGTCGGATATTGCCAAGGTCTTAATTTTATCACCGGCCTTCTGTTGCTGGTGCTGAAAGATGAAGAGATGTCGTTTTTCCTCCTGGACACActacttgataaaattttacCAG ACTACTATACCCAGGACATGAGTGGGCTGAAAACAGATCAGGAGGTGCTTGGGGAACTGGTGAAACTCAAACTACCCCACTTACATGCACATGTTGAAAGGGAAGGCGTGCCATGGTCACTACCGACTACAAAATGGTTCATATGTCTCTATTTAGAAGTTTTACCGCTTGAA ACAGTACTAAGGATCTGGGACAGTCTATTTTACGAAGGATCAAAGATTATATTCCGTGTTGCTCTGACACTCCTAGGCCTGCATCAAGACATCATACTGAAAGCGACCACGTTCCCCAATGTGGTTGAAGCGTTCAAGAAGATTGTCACACATAGTAAAAACATGGACTGCCATTCCTTTATGCAG AATATTTTCAAAGTGCCGGGATCATTGCCACTGGCACAGCTGACCAAGATCCGCCAGACTTGCCGAGCCAAAGTCGTATGA
- the LOC139119153 gene encoding beta-galactoside alpha-2,6-sialyltransferase 2-like isoform X1: MKRATLLFLVMLFSVLSMTFFMFLTRGIQFREPNVFTDKCFTLTDFQVALESGFFSADKATQLARDAKQLLSSNDTGVIGGNFTKREYNTNLYKAYSLKIDPIRSRVHLVRCEKDKFSNKKLTNLVRVLTVKGQASQRTGAKVSADLLSSVQVILPDVKNSTVRHILLSYDKQFREGQQSSKGCRAGNRRSFKRFKGPIKPNDVLCRIRQANSMQVLTRASSPFKELGIAEYFPEKTIEESLHFNTCAVVFSSSSLKYTALGKEIDNHDAVLRFNDAPTAGFERDVGSKTTIRLINSNAFQKLSQQNYRHFKNVTLVIWRSGPLNDSMYTWYSEKPGINLFSKYIAWKTLFPDQDVVLLHPLTLWRELDTLVYFTEGRVRCRPPSSGFTGAVLMLRICEKIDIYGYERHLSRSECHYYDSTTCTETPWHPLGPEKDLMGAAHTGTMEAMDRGRLTAWIPCDLNTFSIYVKQSLFIQQFFSIISAAPFRFNWPDFVMCHKKLSYMNTYMALVNLDT; encoded by the exons ATGAAAAGAGCGACCTTGCTATTCCTCGTGATGTTGTTCAGTGTTTTGTCAAtgacatttttcatgtttttgaccAGAGGCATACAGTTCAGAGAACCGAACGTTTTCACCGACAAGTGTTTCACACTCACGGACTTCCAAGTCGCTTTAGAGTCAGGATTTTTCAGTGCCGACAAAGCCACGCAGCTGGCAAGGGATGCAAAACAGTTGCTTTCCAGTAACGATACGGGTGTGATAGGGGGAAATTTTACGAAAAGAGAATACAACACAAATCTCTACAAAGCGTACTCACTGAAAATTGACCCGATTCGGTCACGAGTTCACTTGGTGCGTTGTGAAAAGGACAAATTCAGTAACAAGAAGCTGACAAATTTAGTCCGGGTTTTGACAGTGAAAGGCCAGGCCAGTCAACGTACTGGCGCAAAGGTGAGTGCCGACCTGCTGTCCAGTGTCCAAGTCATTTTGCCAGACGTTAAAAACTCCACAGTGCGACATATACTCCTCTCGTACGACAAGCAGTTCCGCGAAGGCCAGCAGTCCAGCAAAGGCTGTCGGGCAGGAAATAGACGGTCCTTCAAGCGATTCAAAGGTCCAATTAAACCCAACGATGTCCTATGCAGGATACGACAAGCCAACAGCATGCAAGTACTAACTCGAGCCTCGTCACCTTTCAAGGAACTTGGCATTGCTGAATATTTCCCTGAGAAAACTATCGAAGAGAGCCTCCACTTCAACACCTGCGCAGTGGTTTTCAGTTCGAGTTCTTTAAAGTATACCGCCCTAGGTAAAGAAATAG ACAATCATGATGCAGTCTTGAGATTCAATGACGCCCCAACAGCCGGCTTTGAGAGAGATGTCGGTTCAAAGACAACCATACGTTTGATAAATAGTAACGCCTTTCAGAAACTCTCCCAGCAAAACTacagacatttcaaaaatgtcacCTTGGTAATATGGAGATCTGGTCCTCTGAATGACAGCATGTATACG TGGTATTCAGAGAAGCCAGGCATCAACCTTTTCTCAAAATACATTGCATGGAAGACGTTGTTCCCTGATCAAGACGTAGTGCTGCTGCATCCTCTAACACTTTGGAGAGAATTGGACACTCTGGTTTACTTCACTGAAGGGAGAGTCAGATGTCGGCCGCCGTCATCAGGCTTCACTG GAGCTGTGTTGATGCTCAGGATTTGTGAGAAGATAGATATCTACGGGTATGAACGACATTTGTCGAGATCAGAATGTCATTATTATGACAGCACTACCTGTACTGAGACCCCGTGGCACCCTTTAGGTCCGGAAAAAGATTTGATGGGAGCTGCACACACTGGGACTATGGAGGCCATGGACAGAGGGCGT CTAACAGCCTGGATTCCCTGTGATCtgaatacattttcaatatatGTGAAACAAAGCCTTTTTatacaacaatttttttctattatCTCAGCTGCACCATTCAGATTCAATTGGCCTGACTTTGTCATGTGCCACAAAAAATTATCCTACATGAACACATACATGGCATTGGTCAATTTAGACACTTGA
- the LOC139119153 gene encoding beta-galactoside alpha-2,6-sialyltransferase 2-like isoform X2, which translates to MKRATLLFLVMLFSVLSMTFFMFLTRGIQFREPNVFTDKCFTLTDFQVALESGFFSADKATQLARDAKQLLSSNDTGVIGGNFTKREYNTNLYKAYSLKIDPIRSRVHLVRCEKDKFSNKKLTNLVRVLTVKGQASQRTGAKVSADLLSSVQVILPDVKNSTVRHILLSYDKQFREGQQSSKGCRAGNRRSFKRFKGPIKPNDVLCRIRQANSMQVLTRASSPFKELGIAEYFPEKTIEESLHFNTCAVVFSSSSLKYTALGKEIDNHDAVLRFNDAPTAGFERDVGSKTTIRLINSNAFQKLSQQNYRHFKNVTLVIWRSGPLNDSMYTWYSEKPGINLFSKYIAWKTLFPDQDVVLLHPLTLWRELDTLVYFTEGRVRCRPPSSGFTGAVLMLRICEKIDIYGYERHLSRSECHYYDSTTCTETPWHPLGPEKDLMGAAHTGTMEAMDRGRVTLNGIETVKGKCS; encoded by the exons ATGAAAAGAGCGACCTTGCTATTCCTCGTGATGTTGTTCAGTGTTTTGTCAAtgacatttttcatgtttttgaccAGAGGCATACAGTTCAGAGAACCGAACGTTTTCACCGACAAGTGTTTCACACTCACGGACTTCCAAGTCGCTTTAGAGTCAGGATTTTTCAGTGCCGACAAAGCCACGCAGCTGGCAAGGGATGCAAAACAGTTGCTTTCCAGTAACGATACGGGTGTGATAGGGGGAAATTTTACGAAAAGAGAATACAACACAAATCTCTACAAAGCGTACTCACTGAAAATTGACCCGATTCGGTCACGAGTTCACTTGGTGCGTTGTGAAAAGGACAAATTCAGTAACAAGAAGCTGACAAATTTAGTCCGGGTTTTGACAGTGAAAGGCCAGGCCAGTCAACGTACTGGCGCAAAGGTGAGTGCCGACCTGCTGTCCAGTGTCCAAGTCATTTTGCCAGACGTTAAAAACTCCACAGTGCGACATATACTCCTCTCGTACGACAAGCAGTTCCGCGAAGGCCAGCAGTCCAGCAAAGGCTGTCGGGCAGGAAATAGACGGTCCTTCAAGCGATTCAAAGGTCCAATTAAACCCAACGATGTCCTATGCAGGATACGACAAGCCAACAGCATGCAAGTACTAACTCGAGCCTCGTCACCTTTCAAGGAACTTGGCATTGCTGAATATTTCCCTGAGAAAACTATCGAAGAGAGCCTCCACTTCAACACCTGCGCAGTGGTTTTCAGTTCGAGTTCTTTAAAGTATACCGCCCTAGGTAAAGAAATAG ACAATCATGATGCAGTCTTGAGATTCAATGACGCCCCAACAGCCGGCTTTGAGAGAGATGTCGGTTCAAAGACAACCATACGTTTGATAAATAGTAACGCCTTTCAGAAACTCTCCCAGCAAAACTacagacatttcaaaaatgtcacCTTGGTAATATGGAGATCTGGTCCTCTGAATGACAGCATGTATACG TGGTATTCAGAGAAGCCAGGCATCAACCTTTTCTCAAAATACATTGCATGGAAGACGTTGTTCCCTGATCAAGACGTAGTGCTGCTGCATCCTCTAACACTTTGGAGAGAATTGGACACTCTGGTTTACTTCACTGAAGGGAGAGTCAGATGTCGGCCGCCGTCATCAGGCTTCACTG GAGCTGTGTTGATGCTCAGGATTTGTGAGAAGATAGATATCTACGGGTATGAACGACATTTGTCGAGATCAGAATGTCATTATTATGACAGCACTACCTGTACTGAGACCCCGTGGCACCCTTTAGGTCCGGAAAAAGATTTGATGGGAGCTGCACACACTGGGACTATGGAGGCCATGGACAGAGGGCGTGTAACCCTGAATGGTATAGAAACTGTGAAAGGAAAGTGTAGTTGA